The nucleotide window ATAGCCTGTTGGCCCTACCCCTAATTTCCCATTATCAACTTCAAATATCTGGCTGGAACCAATCAATGTAGCTTTTAAATGTGCATCACAGTTTAGAAGTGCTGAACGATCACCATTTGGAAGGTAGTCTTCTACATCAGGCCATGATAATACTGCTTCATAATGTTTTTCACCGGGATAGTTATATTGTCCTTCTTCAACTTGATCTGGAATTATCTTTTTAAGGACATTGTTTAAATCAGCTTGAAGATATTCATCGCCATCTTCAGTATAATCGTGAACAAATTCTTCAAAAAACACAGAACAAGTAGTATGAGGAGAAATCACAGCACAGATGCCATTTTGTATCTCGCTTTTTTTGATTATTTCCTTAACAGAAGGAGTTATATTAAAAAAGCTAGGTGTTCCTCCATGAGATGTTAAATAAATTTGTTCTTTATATATTTTCATTCTAATGCCTCCTTCCTTATCTTAATTCATTTTTAGCCTTTACAATAGCCTGTATCATTTCTTCTAACATTTTTATTCTATCCGGCGCATTGATTATGCCGCTTGTCGCTCCAGTCCCATCTGCACCATTTATTATCGTCTGATAAACATCTTCCCCAGAACTTATTCCCGCTGCCTGCATAACTAAGATATTGTCATTTATATCTTTTATTTTCCTCGTAGTTTCTCTTATATACTCGTAATCACTGGTTTTCCCTGTACCAATTAAATCAGTTGGTTCACACAATAATATGTCAGGTTCCAACATAGCTATAGCTGTAGCTTCTTCTACAGAATCAGCACATACAATTGTAATAAGTTCTAAATCTTTCGCTCTTTTTATCGTTTTAACCAAATCGGATAATTTTAATGAATGCTCAGCATGATTTAAAAATACCGCTTCAGCGCCCGATGATTTTATCGATTCAGGCAGTACATAGCCCATCCCACGTCCAGGTAGTAATGGATCCATATGCTGTGCTGTAATCTTGATGTTTTTTGTATTAGATTTAATGTAATATAAATCTGCAAATGGCGCAGTAAAAAATATGTCGACATCATAATCTTCGGCAAACTTGTCTGCAGCAAGTGCTAATCGTAAACTTTCTTCACCGTATAAATATGACTTGGGATTGACTACAAAAAATGGTGTTCTTATTTTGCCCATGTTATCACCTCTTCATATGACATTAGCTTGTCTGTATTTGTTTGTTTCAAAAACATCATAATAATGTTCTAAGCATTCTTTCATACCTTCTCTTTGAGCATAAAGTAATTCATAATAATCGCTGAATTGAGTGTTTTTAACTCTATCACATGCAGCAGTCACTAAATCGGTGTAAATGTTAATCTTGCTTATTCCTTCAGTAGCACATCTTTTTAAATTGTCATCTCCAGAAGACGAGCCTCCATGAAGTACCAAAGGAATATCCACAGCATTCCTAATTTCTCTTAATCTGTTAAAATCTATAAC belongs to Thermoanaerobacterium sp. PSU-2 and includes:
- a CDS encoding YjbQ family protein, translating into MKIYKEQIYLTSHGGTPSFFNITPSVKEIIKKSEIQNGICAVISPHTTCSVFFEEFVHDYTEDGDEYLQADLNNVLKKIIPDQVEEGQYNYPGEKHYEAVLSWPDVEDYLPNGDRSALLNCDAHLKATLIGSSQIFEVDNGKLGVGPTGYIYFVDFDRTRSRIRKCKIIVLGE
- a CDS encoding triose-phosphate isomerase; this translates as MGKIRTPFFVVNPKSYLYGEESLRLALAADKFAEDYDVDIFFTAPFADLYYIKSNTKNIKITAQHMDPLLPGRGMGYVLPESIKSSGAEAVFLNHAEHSLKLSDLVKTIKRAKDLELITIVCADSVEEATAIAMLEPDILLCEPTDLIGTGKTSDYEYIRETTRKIKDINDNILVMQAAGISSGEDVYQTIINGADGTGATSGIINAPDRIKMLEEMIQAIVKAKNELR